In one window of Bdellovibrio bacteriovorus W DNA:
- a CDS encoding hypothetical protein (COG0457 FOG: TPR repeat), translated as MRTQADYYFAMGEAYSLEGNSLGAIESFRMTLIYDRESPAVNMRLATEYLKQGLVTESLAQAEEAVKKDPKNVEAHLLIGGLYSSMKLYPKALNAYNDVMRLDPKNQDAPLYIGALYSEQKQHDKAVKYFESLAKNPDYPNQYLAYYYMGRVRMEQKDSKHQKQAEDFFHASLKHRPTFVDSVLSLGVLYTQQNREAKALALYNEYQRENGPNLRLAEVLAQYYIEKNDYKSAFAQLEVVEQETDEPLNVRMKMALILIDQKNYKQAVVKLEEILKDAPESDKVRFYLAAVYEELRQHDKAIAEYAQVPASSTFYGEAVVHRAYLLKGQGKVDQALEVAKKGLSDRQDQPQVYAMYASILDEKNEFKEAAKVLQQGLEKFADNAQLRFYYGTINDRLGNKDVVVEQMKKVLEIDPEHVQGMNYLAYTWAEMNHNLGEAENLARKAMQLDPKDGYILDTLGWILYKQSKYAESVKFLEAAHKFQGSVSIIAEHLGDAYYKQALVEKAKEMYLKAIDLETDKKKVQELRGKISAIETQELKNPRLPANASPIAENSK; from the coding sequence ATGCGCACTCAAGCGGACTATTACTTCGCAATGGGTGAAGCCTACAGTTTAGAAGGAAACTCTCTCGGGGCTATTGAATCCTTCAGGATGACATTGATCTATGATCGCGAGTCTCCTGCTGTGAATATGCGCTTAGCTACTGAGTACCTGAAGCAGGGCCTAGTCACAGAGTCTTTGGCTCAAGCTGAAGAAGCTGTGAAGAAAGATCCTAAAAATGTAGAAGCTCACTTACTGATTGGTGGACTTTACTCGTCGATGAAGCTTTATCCAAAAGCTCTTAATGCTTACAACGATGTGATGCGCTTAGATCCTAAGAATCAAGATGCGCCTTTATACATCGGAGCACTTTATTCAGAGCAAAAGCAACACGACAAGGCCGTGAAGTATTTTGAGTCTTTAGCAAAGAACCCAGATTATCCAAATCAATACTTGGCTTATTACTACATGGGCCGTGTGCGTATGGAGCAAAAGGATTCTAAGCATCAAAAGCAAGCTGAAGATTTCTTCCATGCTTCTTTAAAACACCGTCCTACATTTGTTGATTCGGTTTTATCTTTAGGTGTTCTGTATACTCAACAAAATCGTGAAGCCAAGGCGTTGGCACTTTACAATGAGTATCAAAGAGAAAACGGGCCGAATCTGCGTTTGGCGGAAGTGCTTGCACAGTACTACATCGAAAAAAATGACTACAAGAGTGCTTTTGCGCAGCTTGAAGTTGTTGAACAAGAAACAGATGAGCCACTTAACGTGCGTATGAAGATGGCTTTGATCTTGATTGATCAAAAGAACTATAAGCAAGCAGTTGTAAAACTAGAAGAGATTCTAAAAGATGCTCCAGAGTCTGATAAAGTGCGCTTTTACCTAGCGGCGGTTTATGAGGAACTGCGCCAGCACGACAAAGCAATTGCTGAGTACGCGCAAGTTCCTGCTTCCAGCACATTTTATGGAGAAGCTGTTGTTCACCGCGCTTATCTCTTAAAAGGCCAAGGCAAGGTAGATCAGGCATTGGAAGTTGCTAAAAAAGGCCTTTCTGATCGTCAAGATCAACCGCAAGTGTACGCGATGTATGCTTCTATCTTGGATGAGAAAAATGAATTTAAAGAAGCAGCCAAAGTTCTTCAGCAGGGTTTAGAAAAGTTTGCTGATAATGCTCAGTTGAGATTCTATTACGGAACGATCAATGACCGTCTTGGTAATAAAGACGTTGTTGTCGAGCAGATGAAAAAAGTTTTGGAAATCGATCCGGAGCATGTGCAAGGCATGAACTATCTAGCTTATACGTGGGCTGAGATGAATCATAACCTTGGAGAGGCAGAAAACCTTGCTCGTAAAGCTATGCAGTTAGATCCAAAAGATGGATACATTTTAGATACGCTAGGTTGGATTCTTTATAAACAATCTAAGTATGCTGAGTCCGTGAAGTTTTTAGAGGCTGCACATAAGTTCCAAGGCTCAGTGAGTATTATTGCAGAACACTTAGGTGATGCTTATTACAAACAAGCACTCGTGGAAAAAGCCAAAGAGATGTATTTGAAAGCTATTGATCTTGAAACAGATAAAAAGAAAGTTCAAGAGTTGCGCGGTAAGATCTCAGCGATCGAAACGCAAGAGCTGAAAAATCCAAGATTGCCAGCCAATGCAAGCCCGATTGCTGAAAACTCGAAATAG